Within the Vagococcus carniphilus genome, the region TGAGCTGTAATTTGTCATTATCGACGTCAACAGCTTTCTTGTTACTGATACGTTTAAATTCTTTTTGAAATTTTTTAACTTCTTTTTGCCCAGCTGTTAGTTCATCTAAGAGTTCTTTTCTTTTAGTAAAGTTTTTATATAAATCCCCCTCTTCATCTTGAAAAAGACCAGTATCAGGCTTAGCATCCATGTCTTTTTCAAAAGAAGGTTGAATCTTCTCAACTGTTTTTAACAAATCTTTCATCAATGCTTCTTGTTGTCCTATGACTGATGACAATTCTTTAGATAGATCAAGAGATTCATCTAGCTCCTGTGTCATTCCACACGATGTTAAAATAAGTAGTGTCGATAAAAAAAGAAAAATGGTAGACCATTTATGTTTCATAGCAGATTCCTCCCGTAAGTTATATGATATACGAAAGAGTTGATTTCTGCTAGTATTTGACGTAAATCTATTTATGTTTTTTAATAAAGGAAAGGGGTGAGTGTGGAAAAATGAAGATTGGATTAAGAACAATTAAAACAGTTATTGCAGCAACACTAGCTATTATTTTAGCAAATTATTTGGGATTAAATGCCCCATCAACTGCAGGTATTATTGCTATATTAAGTGTCACTAACACTAAGAAGTCTTCTTTTAAAGTAGGAATTGGCCGAATAATTGCATTATTTGTGGCTATTGGAATTGCTTATATTTGCTTTCAATTACTGGGATTTACACCGCTAGCATTTGGATTGTATTTACTTATTTATATTCCAATAGCTGCTAGAGCAGATATGTCGGAAGCTATTCCTGTTAACTCAGTGTTAATTACTCATTTTCTAAATGCTAAATCAATGGACAAAGACATTATAATTAATTCAATTTTACTTTTATTGGTAGGGGTTGGTTTAGCATTAATTGCTAATTTGTATATGCCAAACGTGGAAGATGAAATTAAAAAAAATAAAGAAAACGTCGATAAATCAATTAAGCTATTATTAGTCAAAATGTCGGAAGCCTTTAAGAATCCATTTGCCGCAGTTAATTGTGAAGTGACTTGTAAAGAGGTGGCAAAAAGTATTGACGAAGGAGAAAGATACGCTAAAACGCATATGGATAATCATTTGTTAGCAAGAGATGGATATGAAATGAGTTATTTTCAAATGAGGCGTATGCAACTTTTGGTTTTAGAAGATATGATTTCTTTAATTAATGAAATTGATGTTGAAGCAGATGTTTCAAAAGAAATACAAATGTTATTAGTTAAAATTTATGAAACATATGGAGAAGACAACGATGGTGTAGAGTTAAAAAAAAGTGTGATAAGTGTGTACAAACATTACGAGATTAAACCATTGCCTAAAACAAGAGAAGAGTTTGAAAATCGAGCAAGACTTTATCAGTTTTTAACAGAAATTCAAACTTTTATAGATATAAAAGTGAATTTCAATACAATCAAGTAAAATTGTCAGACTTGTTAAGTTTTTGTTTCTATTGTGGTGAAAAAGATGCTTTTTTTTTTAGAAAAGGGTAAAATAGGTTAAGTGTTTTAAATACAAATGTAAAAGGTGTGAGTGAAATGCATCAAGCAATTGTTAATATTATGCTAGATCGAATTCAAGAACAATTTGTCAGTGAAAAAATATTTTGTGATCATTTTTTAGATATCACGATTGAAGAGTGGCAAGATTGGAAAAAAGGGACAACAGCTCTATCTAGTGAAAAAATGCAAAAATTGAAGAGTCTATTTTCAGATTATGAGTGGATGTTGATTCAAAAAATTGCTAGACAAACAAACCTTTTCCCTGAAAAGAGAAATTATGTAGTGGCAGAATACAAACGCTTAAAGTCAATTATTGCTAAAGAATGGATTAAAACGGGCATGAGTAAAGTAGAATTAATTACTGAACAAAGTTTTTCTGACACTAGGCTAAACACGTATCCTAAAAAGCACATTGTAACGTTAAGAATTTTTATGAGCTATGGTGAGTGGGGATATGATGACATATTAGAGTTTTGCATGCCAGGCATTATTCAAGAGCAGATTGCTGAATCAAAAGTTGACTTATTAGAATGGGTAGATGAAAATCTAGCGGAAACTTATACATAGAAAAAATGAGTCAAAATAGTAAGGGGTAAATTTAGCTTTTATGGCAAAAAAAATATTTATAACGATTACCTGTTTATTTATTGGGTTGGCTATTGTTTTTTATGCTAGTCAATACGATAAAATTGCTTCTTTAACCGACACAAAAGAATCAACAAAAGAAACGGTAAAAAAAGAACCTAAGAAAGAAACAAAAGAAAAAAAATTACCAGGTAAATTAAATGATTGGGAGCTTCTTTTAGTAAATGAGCAACACAAAATCAAGGAAGAGCCTAAGAATTTAAAAGAATTACCTGATGGGCATAAGGTGGATAGTCGCATATATGACTCTTATTTATCTTTAGTAGAAGGTGCCAAAAAAGCTGGATTTGAGTTAACGGTTATTTCAGCTTATCGATCTGTTGCAGAGCAAGAGGCAATCGTTGAAAGAGATACAGAGGAAAACCTCTATCAAGGAGTTCCAGAAGACGAAGCAAAGAAAAAAGCAATGGAGTATCTAACGGTGCCAGGTTTAAGTGAACATCATACGGGTCTTGCATTAGATGTATTAGACGTAGAGTGGTATCAAGAAGGCAAGATGTTAGAAGAAGGATTTGGTGAAACAGAAGCTGGGAAGTGGTTAGGAGAAAATGCTTGCCATTACGGCTTTGTGATTCGCTATCAAAAAGGAAAAGAAAAAATTACGGGAATTAATTATGAGCCGTGGCATATCCGCTATGTTGGTAAAGAAAATGCAGAGTATATGACAAAGAATCATCTTGTCTTAGAAGAATATGTTGATCAACTAAAAAAGTAGGTAAATAATGGCAAAACGAAGAAAAATGAATTATGCGTCTCCTAGTACAAATAAAATTCCGGTTATCTTTAGCATTGCCGTTATTTTGATTGGCTTACTAGTCGTGATGTCCAGTTTAAAAAAATTCACTCATACACCAGATCAAGGTGCAATTGAAGAAAATGTTCAAATGAAAAATGAGGAATTTATCAATAGGCTAGTTCCAGTGGCAAAAGAGCTTCATCAAGCTCATGGAATCTTGCCAAGTATCATTATTGGACAGGCCATTTTAGAGTCAGACTGGGGAAGTAGTGAACTAAGCGCAAAATACAACAATCTATTTGGGATTAAATCATTTAGTCCAAATGATGATTCTATTAAATTGAAAACTAAGGAATTTAAAGACGGTAAGTGGATTGAAATTAATGCCAATTTTAAAGTTTATGCAAGTTGGGAAGACTGCATGAGAGATCATACTTTGTTATTTGTAAATGGAGTAGATTGGGATCCATATCTTTATCAAGGCGTGTTGTTGGCATCAGATTATAAAACGGCAGCAAATGCTCTTCAAGCAGCTGGTTATGCAACAGATCCTGATTATGCATCAAAAATTATTAGTGTAATAGAAAAAAATGAATTATATCAATATGATAAATAAAAGCCAGTAAGCCTTTTGGGAAGGTTAATGGCTTTTTTATAGGGGGAAATTTAATGAAAAAAGTAAAGGGAAATATACCAGAAATTATGACAGATTTAAGAAAAGATACGATTCACGTTCCTAATGTCATCCGTGATTGTACTGGTATTAAAATTTTTGGTAAGCGCATTAAATCAATTTGTTACTCAACAGATATTTCAATTATTCGCAATATAGATGCAGATGCAGTCATTGCTGTCTATCCATTTACGCCACATCCAACGATTACAAAATGTATTATTGAAGCAGCCGACATACCTGTTTTTTCAGGTGTAGGTGGAGGGTTAACGCAAGGAAATCGTTCAGTGAATATGAGTATGTTTGCTGAGGCAAATGGCTCTTTAGGCGTTGTTGTTAATGCACCTACATCAAAAGAAACAATAGTTGATATTTCTCAAATGATTGATATCCCTATAATTGGAACAATTACATCTGAATTTACAGATGTGAAAGAAAAGATTGAAGCAGGTGTTAAAATTTTAAATGTCAGTGGTGGAAAAGATACTGCCAAAATTGTTCGTCTGATTAGAGAAGATTATCCAGAATTTCCAATCATGGCTACAGGTGGCCCAACAGATGCCTCTATCCTTGAGACAATCGAAGCAGGTGCTAATGCGATTACTTATACTCCACCAACTAATGGTGAACTCTTCAGCCATAAAATGGATATTTACCGAGAAAAAGAAAAATTAGATTTTGAATAATCAAAAAGAGACTACCATTTCAAATGGAGTCTCGTTATAATGTGGGTAGTGGAGGTGCTAGTTTTTTTGTGAGTAAGAAAAGTAAAAAGCGGCATATACCTGATTTAGATATGAATCATAATCCGGTTTGGCAAGTCTTAACAGATAATAATTTTCCAAAGAAAAAATCTTCTGGGAAGAAAAAGAAGAAAAAGGTAAGTGAATCTAGTATTGATGACGACTTACAATTAATTTTTGATGAGTTAGAAGAAAAAAAAGAATTTGAAAAAGCTTTTAAAAATAAACAAAAGAAAAAAAAGAATCGTAAATTTGAACTCTCTTTATTTAAAGTAATTGTGAGTATTCTTGTGCTACTTATTGTAGGAATTGTTGGAACCGTTATAGTGAAGTATGATCGATATACCGTACCAACTAATTCAATGGCTAGTACTCTTGAAAAGAATAATCAAGTTTTATTTAAATCTAATCTGCCAATTAGTCGATTTAGTGTAGTTTTAGTCGAAAAAGAGGGCAAAAAAGATGTGCTTCGAGTAGTTGGCATGCCAGGTGACGATATTAAAATGTCCAATGATACCTTACAGGTTAATGGCTCAATTTATGAAGAGTCCTATTTAAAAAATAATTTTGTGAATTTTAAATATCAAGAGGGAAATGCTCGAAAAGTCTATACCTCTAACTTTGATATGAAACATATTGTAGGACAGAAGGAAGAATTATCCAATATTCCTGAAAGAAAGTATTATTTATTAGGAGATAACAGGCAAAAAGTAACGGATAGTAGAAAAGTCGGATTGTATGATGAGTCAGACATAAAAGGTGTTGCCGTTATGAAAATTGCTCCTATTAAGGAAATAGGAACGATTCAATAAAGTAAAAAAAGATGAGCGCATATCAAACTAGTTATGTCTCAGCTTTTTTTTTACTAAAAAATAGAATGATGGAGAAGATAATGAAGAGAGTATTAACAATTGCAGGATCAGATTCATTAAGTGGTGGTGGACTACAAGCTGATTTAAGAACTTTTGAAGAGTACGGAGTAGCAGGATTAAATGTTGTGACTTGTATAGTAACTGTTGAGGCTAAAACAGATATAGTTGAAGTTCATGAAGTTTCTTTAGAAATGGTGGAGCATCAATTGGAAGCAGTATTCAAAGAGGAACAACAGTTAGATGGTATAAAAATAGGGATGCTTGCAAGCATTGAAGTAGCTAAGTTAGTAGCAGAATTTTTAAAGAAACAAAAAAATATTCCAATAGTGTTGGATCCCGTTTTGGCATTAAAAGAATCAGGTCTAACAACAGAAAGAGATGTTATTGATTTTTTTAAAAATGAACTTATGCCTCTTGCTGCTGTGACAACACCTAATTTAAGAGAAGCTGAATTATTATCAGGTATCGATCCGATTGACTCCTTAGAAAAAATGAAAGAGGCTGCTCAATTAATTTATCAAACGGGAGTTAAACAAGTTGTCATTAAAGGTGGACAGAGAATTAAAGGGCCTGTAGCGTATGATTTACTATATGATGGCAAACAGTTTAGGTGGTTTAAACATGAAAAAATTTTGAATGGTTTTAATAATGGAGCAGGTTGTACATTTGCTTCGGCCATTACAGCGGGATTGGCTAAAGGTTATTCAGTCGAAAAATCAGTCGAAAAAGCTAAAAATTTTGTTTATGAAGCCATAGAATATGGTATTCCTTTTCTACCAGGATTAGGAAATGTCTATCAAGGTGGAAAAAGTAAGGAAAGTCATAGTCAGAATAAAAGCTTATTGTAAATTTAGATTTATTTTATGCGAGTTATACGGTAGAATAAAGAAGTGTAGATAATAAAGAAATACAATAATAAAAAGAGTTTGTTAAAAGAAAGAGGTATTATTTATGGAATTAATTAGACAACAAGAATTTGTGCAAGGATTTCACTATGATGCATTACCAGAAGAGCATTCTGAAGAAACAGCAATTAATGTAAGTTTAAATCCTTTTGAAATCCAAGAAGAAATGAATATTGATCCAGAAGATAATTCAATTTTAGGTCTTAGAATTGAATTTAAAATTATTTTAGAAAAAGTGATGTTAACAGGAGATGTGGCACAGTTTGTTCAAATTGTTGGTCGTAAGATTGAAAAAATTGAAGATCTGACTCAAGAAGAAGTGAACGAATTAGTTAGACCATTATTTGTTTTAATTGAACGTATGGCATTTGAAATTACAGAAATTGCGCTAGATGCACCTGGAATTCAATTAAACTTTTCACAAGAATAAAGAAAAAAACATAGGCTAAAAGAAAGAGGTTGAGACTTATGTCCCAACCTCTTGTTTAGGAGAGATGAAAAAATGGAAAAATATTTATTTGTCATTAGTGACATTCATGGGGACCTTTCTCTTTTTAAGTCCCTCCTAAATGATTATGATAAACAATCACATCAGTTAGTATTGATTGGGGACTTACTTGATAGAGGATTGAATTCAAAAGAATGCTTATTGTTAGGTATGGAGTTAATAGAAGAAGGTGCTGTTTACTTACGTGGTAATCATGAGCAACTTTTTTTAGATTTTTTAAAGGACCCAGAAAATAGATATTCGAATTATCTCTTAAATGGTGGTGGGGAAACCATTGAATCTATGCTTCATAAGGGAGCAATAGACGAGTATTCACCAACTGAAATATCTTTAATGATTCAAACAAGGTACAAACAACTCATTAAATGTTTAGAGTCGTTACCGTATTATTTTGAGTGGAATCATTATCTTTGTGTCCATGCTGGCATAAATTTATTATTATCGTCTTGGAAAGAAACAACGTTGCGGGATTTTTTATGGATTCGAGGGAAATTCCATGAATTACCTAATAAAACCAGTAAAACTATTGTTTTTGGTCATACACCAACGATGTATCTTTATAAAAAATCAGAAGAAACAAGATTATGGTTTTCTGATGAAAAGATAGGAATTGACGGTGGTGGTGTTTATGGCGGTTCAGTTCATGGGGTTATTTTTGATAAAGCTGGAATTGTACAAGATATTGAATATAAAAGTGAATACATATGGGAACCGAGATTTTAAAATTACCGTTGAAAGAAGAGAGTGGAAATAAAATGAATGGCAATCGATTTAATATAAAATATCGTATTTTTAAACGAGAGCGTGTTAGGGAGTCAAAAGAAAGCACGTCTATTGTGCCAAAACAAAAAAGTGAATTAGCTAAAAATCAACTAGAACTAAGTTGGGACAATACATTACTAGATGAGTCCTATGTATCAATTATAGGGCGTGTGATGTTAAAAGAGTGGGAGCGAGTTTTAGTTGATTTTCCAATCTATCGAGCTTTTTTCCATACTAAAAATGAGAATGAAGTAAAACTATTTGTAACATTTAACGTTACACAAGATTTAGAAGGAGATCAAATTAAGCAAGTTGTTTTTACAGCAACAGATATTTTAAATGAATGCTTAGAAAAAGTAACTAAGAAGGTTTTAGGTGAGTCTTTCTTTGAAGAAAAACAAGTAACTTCCGTTCAAGCGGAGCCTAAAGTTGAATCACCACAGATTGAAAGACCTAAAAGTGTTGCGATGAAAGAGTATGAGTATCAGTTAAAAGAACAAGATAATGTTATTAGACAGCTGACTTTAGAAATAGAACATCAAGAGTCTATATTAAAAGGTTTATCAAGTATAAAAGAAATTGAAGCACCAACTTCTAGTGTAACCGATCAAGATATAATGGCTGAAATGAATGAGCTTCGAGGTAAATTAAGTTCTTATGAAACACAATTTAATCTCTTAAAATCAAGAGAAGTTAATTTGATTGACATTAATAATCAATTAGCTGACGAAAAGGCTAAACTGAATAATACTTATCAACAGAAATTACAACAGTTAGAGTTAGTGAATGAGCAACAAGTAAAACAAGTAACTGTTTTAGAAGAAGAAGTCAAATCTTTAGTTAGAGAGACTCAAGCACTAACAACTAAACTTAATACAAATGAAGAGATTAATGTTCAGCTTGATAAAGCGAATTTGAAATTAAATGATATGCTGAAACAAAACAAAGTTGATGCTAAGAGAATGTCTCACGTTGCTAAATTAGAGCAAAAAATAAAAGATCTAGAAAAAGAAAAGAGTCATTTTAAAGTTCAATTTTTAGATAGTCAACGATTAAGCCAACAATTCGAAAACACGAACCGTCGTTTAAATGAATCACTAGAGAGGTTGCAGTCGAGTCAGACTGATTTAGTTGGAAAAGCACAAGAAGATTATAGCGCTTTAGAAAACACTTTAGAAGAAACCGAGAAAAATTTAAAGCTTGAAATAAATGAACGTCAAAAGTTAGAAATTCAAATTACTAAATTAAATAAAACTCTTGCGGAAGAAAAACTTGCTGCAGAAGCAAGAGAGAAACAATTGAAAAAAATTGAAAATGATATTTTGGATTTTGAAGATGAAAAAGAAATTTCTGAAACAACCCATAAAGATTTAGAAGATGCGTTAGAACAAAAAGAAATGCAAGTAAAAAACTTAAAAGCAACAAATGAAATTTTAAATGATAAGTTAGATAAATATGAAGGTCAAAAAGCTAAATGGGATTACATTGATGACTGGCAAGAAAAATATGCTATTTTAGAGACTAAATTTAATGAATTGGATAAGGAGGGGTATTCTTATCGTCAAGAGATTAATCTACTAACCTCTCAGATTTCTAAATTAGAAGTTAAGTTAAGAGATAGCAATTTAGAAGAAAGCACACCAGTATTTTCAGAGCGTATTCTAAATGTAGCTAAAGCTGAAACGTTGGCTAAAGAGATAGATGATGAAGAAATATATGAAAGTGAATTAGATGATGAATACGACTATGATTACGATTATGAATATGAGTATTTCACCTATGAAGCTGATCCTTATGTAGAAGATGTTGTAACTGAAGAATTGATGAACATCAGAAAGAAAGATCAAGTAAAAGATGAAAGAAAAATTAAAGAGATACTTGAAGCTTCGGATGCTCAAACGTATCATGATGTAAAAATTAGTGCTTCAGAATATAAAAAATATATCATTGCCTTTAAGTTTTTGAGTTTTAGGTGGGATCAAGTGTACATCATGGATGACGCTGATAAAAATTCTGCCTTCTTAGAGTGGTGTGTACCATATATAGAAGAGGTTGAAGACTTCCAAGAAGACTTATCCTATGATGTGAAAAAATCAATTTTTAAGAAAAAATATGTTACTATTGACGAGTCGGCATTTAATTTATTAAAAGGTTATGCTGAACTATCAAATTATTTGGATACATACTATTTAAGAGTATCTTATTATATTGATAAGTATTTTTTAAATGAGGGGAAAAATTAAATTATGCAAGAACAACAAGCTTTCTTATTATTAAAAAAAGAATTAACCAATTATAAAAATAATCAACTTCAAACCGTTTTAAAACTCTTAGAAGAAGGTAATACGGTCCCATTTATCGCAAGATATCGTAAAGAGATGACTGGTTCATTGGATGAAGTGGCAATCAGAGAAATAGAAGAGCGTTATGCTTACCTTCAAGGTTTAGTTAAACGTAAAGAAGAAGTGATTCGTTTAATTGATGAACAAGGAAAGCTTACACCTGAGTTAGAAAAGAAAATTAATGCTTCTGAAAAAATGCAACAAGTAGAAGATTTATATCGACCATATAAACAAAAACGCCGTACTAAAGCAACTATTGCTAAGGAAAATGGTTTAGAGCCTTTTGCTAATTGGTTGTTAACATTTCCTAAAAATGAATCTGTAGAAGAAAAAGCAATGACTTTTTTAAATCCTGAAAAAGAAATCAATGAAGTGAAAGATTGCTTGGCAGGAGCTCATGAAATTATTGCAGAAATTATCAGTGATGAACCAAGTTATCGTGAGTGGTTACGTGATTTTGTTTGGCAAAATGGTATTTTTTCAACAACGGAAAAAGATGCCTCATTAGATGAAACGTCAGTTTATGAAATGTATTATGATTTCAATGAACCTGTAAAAAAAATTGCGTCTCATCGCGTGTTAGCTGCTAACCGTGGAGAAAAAGAAGGCGTTATAAAAGTAGAGTTAACAATTGATGAAGCTCGTGTTTTTAACTATTTAGAGAAAAAAATTATCTTAGATGTTAATAGTACAGCAACATCTGTCGTAAGAGATGCCTATGAAGATAGTTATAAACGATTTATAGGACCTTCAATTGAAAGAGAAATTCGAGGAGAACTAACTGAAAAAGCTGATGAACAAGCGATTGCTATCTTTGGAGAGAACTTAAGAAACTTACTGTTACAATCACCTTTAAAAGGAAAAGTTGTACTTGGTTTCGATCCAGCTTATCGAACTGGTTGTAAATTAGCCGTGGTTGATGAAACAGGGAAATTACTAGCTGTTAAAGTGATTTATCCTCATAAACCAGCTTCTCAAAGTAAGCGTGCAGCAGCATCTGATGAATTTATTTCTTTTGTCGAAGAGTATAAAGTAGAGATGATTGCTATTGGTAACGGGACAGCAAGTCGTGAATCAGAGCTGTTCGTTTCAGAGAACTTAAAGAAAATAAAACGTGAAGTATTTTACGTGATCGTTAATGAAGCTGGAGCTTCTGTTTATTCAGCGAGTGCTGTAGCTCGTGAAGAGTTTCCTGATTTACAAGTAGAAGAAAGAAGTGCAGCAAGTATTGCAAGACGTTTGCAAGATCCTTTAGCAGAGTTAGTTAAAATTGACCCTAAGGCTGTTGGTGTTGGTCAATATCAGCATGACGTGGCTCAGAAACGTTTGACAGAACAATTAGACTTTGTTGTTGAAACAGCAGTAAACCAAGTTGGTGTTAATGTGAATACAGCAAGTGCGCAATTACTACAACATGTATCAGGCTTAAATAAAACAACTGCTAAAAATGTTGTTTTATATCGAGAGGAAAATGGTGTCTTTGCTAGTCGAGCTCAACTTAAAAAAGTACCGCGTTTAGGACCAAAAGCGTATGAACAAGCTGTTGGTTTCTTAAGAATTCCAAGTGGTAAAAATATTTTAGATAATACAGGAATTCACCCAGAAAGCTATTCAATTGTTAAGAACTTGCTTGAGAAGTTAGACTTAACTTCAAAAGATTTGGGAACAACTCATGGAAAAGAAGCGTTGGAAAAAGTGTCTATTGCTGAAATGAGTCAAAGCCTTGAAATTGGAAAAGAAACATTGGAAGATGTTTTAAAAGCTTTATTACAGCCAGGTAGAGACATGAGAGATGAAATGCCAGCTCCATTATTAAGACAAGATGTATTAAGTATGGAAGATTTAAAACCAGGTATGGAACTGCAAGGTACTGTCAGAAACGTAGTAGACTTTGGGGCTTTTGTGGATATTGGTGTTAAACAAGACGGGATGGTTCATATCTCTAAATTAAGTACTAAATTTATTAAGCATCCAACAGATGCTGTTGCAGTAGGAGATGTTGTAACGGTTTGGGTTGATTCTGTAGACATTAAAAAGCAAAGAATCTCATTAACGATGATTCCAGTTGCTAAAAAAGTTGCAGACTAATGACTAATGAAGAATTACAACAACTAGTAGAGGATATTTCATTGAAGAGCTTTAATCGCCCCTTTACGCATCAGGCAACATTTAATAACAGATTAAGAACAACCGGTGGTAGATATCATTTATCTGATCACCGGTTAGATTTTAATCCAAGAGTATTTGAAATTTATGGATTAGAAGAGCTAGTTGGTGTTATCAAGCATGAGTTATGTCACTATCATTTACATCTTGAGAAAAAAGGAT harbors:
- a CDS encoding metallophosphoesterase family protein; this translates as MEKYLFVISDIHGDLSLFKSLLNDYDKQSHQLVLIGDLLDRGLNSKECLLLGMELIEEGAVYLRGNHEQLFLDFLKDPENRYSNYLLNGGGETIESMLHKGAIDEYSPTEISLMIQTRYKQLIKCLESLPYYFEWNHYLCVHAGINLLLSSWKETTLRDFLWIRGKFHELPNKTSKTIVFGHTPTMYLYKKSEETRLWFSDEKIGIDGGGVYGGSVHGVIFDKAGIVQDIEYKSEYIWEPRF
- a CDS encoding hydrolase, with the protein product MKKVKGNIPEIMTDLRKDTIHVPNVIRDCTGIKIFGKRIKSICYSTDISIIRNIDADAVIAVYPFTPHPTITKCIIEAADIPVFSGVGGGLTQGNRSVNMSMFAEANGSLGVVVNAPTSKETIVDISQMIDIPIIGTITSEFTDVKEKIEAGVKILNVSGGKDTAKIVRLIREDYPEFPIMATGGPTDASILETIEAGANAITYTPPTNGELFSHKMDIYREKEKLDFE
- a CDS encoding SprT family protein yields the protein MTNEELQQLVEDISLKSFNRPFTHQATFNNRLRTTGGRYHLSDHRLDFNPRVFEIYGLEELVGVIKHELCHYHLHLEKKGYQHKDQDFKRLLKETGGSRFVRPLQKRSDIKYHYYECLKCHGTIIRARKINTEKYVCQCGGKLKNMVR
- a CDS encoding bifunctional hydroxymethylpyrimidine kinase/phosphomethylpyrimidine kinase, whose protein sequence is MKRVLTIAGSDSLSGGGLQADLRTFEEYGVAGLNVVTCIVTVEAKTDIVEVHEVSLEMVEHQLEAVFKEEQQLDGIKIGMLASIEVAKLVAEFLKKQKNIPIVLDPVLALKESGLTTERDVIDFFKNELMPLAAVTTPNLREAELLSGIDPIDSLEKMKEAAQLIYQTGVKQVVIKGGQRIKGPVAYDLLYDGKQFRWFKHEKILNGFNNGAGCTFASAITAGLAKGYSVEKSVEKAKNFVYEAIEYGIPFLPGLGNVYQGGKSKESHSQNKSLL
- the lepB gene encoding signal peptidase I, with product MSKKSKKRHIPDLDMNHNPVWQVLTDNNFPKKKSSGKKKKKKVSESSIDDDLQLIFDELEEKKEFEKAFKNKQKKKKNRKFELSLFKVIVSILVLLIVGIVGTVIVKYDRYTVPTNSMASTLEKNNQVLFKSNLPISRFSVVLVEKEGKKDVLRVVGMPGDDIKMSNDTLQVNGSIYEESYLKNNFVNFKYQEGNARKVYTSNFDMKHIVGQKEELSNIPERKYYLLGDNRQKVTDSRKVGLYDESDIKGVAVMKIAPIKEIGTIQ
- a CDS encoding Tex family protein; this encodes MQEQQAFLLLKKELTNYKNNQLQTVLKLLEEGNTVPFIARYRKEMTGSLDEVAIREIEERYAYLQGLVKRKEEVIRLIDEQGKLTPELEKKINASEKMQQVEDLYRPYKQKRRTKATIAKENGLEPFANWLLTFPKNESVEEKAMTFLNPEKEINEVKDCLAGAHEIIAEIISDEPSYREWLRDFVWQNGIFSTTEKDASLDETSVYEMYYDFNEPVKKIASHRVLAANRGEKEGVIKVELTIDEARVFNYLEKKIILDVNSTATSVVRDAYEDSYKRFIGPSIEREIRGELTEKADEQAIAIFGENLRNLLLQSPLKGKVVLGFDPAYRTGCKLAVVDETGKLLAVKVIYPHKPASQSKRAAASDEFISFVEEYKVEMIAIGNGTASRESELFVSENLKKIKREVFYVIVNEAGASVYSASAVAREEFPDLQVEERSAASIARRLQDPLAELVKIDPKAVGVGQYQHDVAQKRLTEQLDFVVETAVNQVGVNVNTASAQLLQHVSGLNKTTAKNVVLYREENGVFASRAQLKKVPRLGPKAYEQAVGFLRIPSGKNILDNTGIHPESYSIVKNLLEKLDLTSKDLGTTHGKEALEKVSIAEMSQSLEIGKETLEDVLKALLQPGRDMRDEMPAPLLRQDVLSMEDLKPGMELQGTVRNVVDFGAFVDIGVKQDGMVHISKLSTKFIKHPTDAVAVGDVVTVWVDSVDIKKQRISLTMIPVAKKVAD
- a CDS encoding aromatic acid exporter family protein; amino-acid sequence: MKIGLRTIKTVIAATLAIILANYLGLNAPSTAGIIAILSVTNTKKSSFKVGIGRIIALFVAIGIAYICFQLLGFTPLAFGLYLLIYIPIAARADMSEAIPVNSVLITHFLNAKSMDKDIIINSILLLLVGVGLALIANLYMPNVEDEIKKNKENVDKSIKLLLVKMSEAFKNPFAAVNCEVTCKEVAKSIDEGERYAKTHMDNHLLARDGYEMSYFQMRRMQLLVLEDMISLINEIDVEADVSKEIQMLLVKIYETYGEDNDGVELKKSVISVYKHYEIKPLPKTREEFENRARLYQFLTEIQTFIDIKVNFNTIK
- a CDS encoding DUF1149 family protein, whose product is MELIRQQEFVQGFHYDALPEEHSEETAINVSLNPFEIQEEMNIDPEDNSILGLRIEFKIILEKVMLTGDVAQFVQIVGRKIEKIEDLTQEEVNELVRPLFVLIERMAFEITEIALDAPGIQLNFSQE
- a CDS encoding glycoside hydrolase family 73 protein, translating into MAKRRKMNYASPSTNKIPVIFSIAVILIGLLVVMSSLKKFTHTPDQGAIEENVQMKNEEFINRLVPVAKELHQAHGILPSIIIGQAILESDWGSSELSAKYNNLFGIKSFSPNDDSIKLKTKEFKDGKWIEINANFKVYASWEDCMRDHTLLFVNGVDWDPYLYQGVLLASDYKTAANALQAAGYATDPDYASKIISVIEKNELYQYDK
- a CDS encoding M15 family metallopeptidase translates to MAKKIFITITCLFIGLAIVFYASQYDKIASLTDTKESTKETVKKEPKKETKEKKLPGKLNDWELLLVNEQHKIKEEPKNLKELPDGHKVDSRIYDSYLSLVEGAKKAGFELTVISAYRSVAEQEAIVERDTEENLYQGVPEDEAKKKAMEYLTVPGLSEHHTGLALDVLDVEWYQEGKMLEEGFGETEAGKWLGENACHYGFVIRYQKGKEKITGINYEPWHIRYVGKENAEYMTKNHLVLEEYVDQLKK